A genomic window from Planococcus rifietoensis includes:
- a CDS encoding bifunctional 2',3'-cyclic-nucleotide 2'-phosphodiesterase/3'-nucleotidase gives MSKKLSLTLAASVLALGSLTAGAPAIAAGDHHELAKEKAPKTVKGNGQSYKERIQEWKKNGKPGKLKEVELQILSTSDLHTNFVNYDYYRDAKSNSLSLAKTGVLIEDAREENPNSLLFDNGDLIQGTPFGGYKVNVDPLEKDELHPAFAALESLDFDASTLGNHEFNFGLEYLDNALEEASFPVLNANVYDAKTGENRFTPYTIMDKEVTDRKGKKHTIQVGVIGVVAPGIMAWDRAHLEGEVIAEDAADTVEKFIPEVEAAGADVVVVLSHSGMGDEVHTDKEDDITYQLTEVDGVDAIITGHNHDVFPGSFGDLENVDQENGTINGVPVVMPGKFGSHLGVIDLTLEPRGKKWRITNSEAELRAIDSTSDEVAEQVIEAVKETHEATVEYIRSPVGETTAPINSYFSLVQDDPSVQIVNNAQLWYAEQQFAGTANADLPLLSAAAPFKAGGRNGGDYYTNIETGEIAIKNVADLYVYDNTVFVLKLTGADVKEWLEMSAGQFTQIDPAATGEQRFIDDNYRTYNFDVIDGVTYDINITEPAKYDGEGAVVNEGAERIENLQYNGVAIDPNQEFLVVTNNYRASGNFPGVRNATESIDFAYENRQVLQDYILDVGTIDPSADGNWQFAPVEGDPNLVFETSNSAQSLAEREPAIQYIEVTQNGFAKYGYTIQ, from the coding sequence ATGAGCAAGAAACTATCCTTGACGCTCGCCGCTTCGGTGTTGGCGCTTGGCAGTTTAACGGCAGGAGCTCCGGCGATTGCTGCGGGGGATCATCACGAATTGGCGAAAGAAAAAGCGCCGAAGACGGTGAAAGGCAATGGGCAAAGCTACAAAGAACGCATCCAGGAATGGAAGAAGAACGGCAAACCTGGAAAATTGAAAGAAGTGGAACTACAGATTCTCAGCACCTCGGATTTACATACAAACTTCGTCAACTATGATTACTACCGCGACGCGAAATCCAATTCATTATCGCTCGCGAAAACGGGCGTCTTGATTGAAGATGCACGCGAAGAGAACCCGAACAGCTTGTTGTTCGATAACGGCGACTTGATCCAAGGCACTCCGTTCGGCGGCTATAAAGTCAATGTCGACCCGCTTGAAAAAGATGAGTTGCACCCGGCGTTCGCTGCACTCGAATCACTTGATTTCGATGCATCGACACTGGGCAACCACGAGTTCAACTTCGGGCTCGAGTATCTCGATAACGCATTAGAAGAAGCGTCATTCCCGGTACTAAACGCCAATGTGTACGATGCGAAAACGGGCGAGAACCGTTTCACGCCGTACACGATCATGGATAAAGAAGTCACAGACCGTAAAGGCAAAAAGCACACGATTCAAGTCGGCGTCATCGGCGTTGTCGCACCGGGAATCATGGCATGGGACCGTGCGCATCTTGAAGGTGAAGTCATTGCAGAAGATGCAGCGGACACAGTTGAGAAATTCATTCCAGAAGTTGAGGCAGCTGGAGCGGATGTAGTGGTCGTTCTATCCCACTCCGGAATGGGCGATGAAGTTCATACTGATAAAGAAGATGACATCACGTATCAGCTGACAGAAGTGGACGGCGTAGATGCAATCATCACGGGCCATAACCACGACGTCTTCCCGGGATCGTTCGGCGATCTTGAAAATGTCGACCAGGAAAATGGCACGATCAACGGCGTCCCTGTGGTAATGCCAGGTAAATTCGGCAGCCACCTCGGCGTTATCGATTTGACGCTTGAGCCACGCGGCAAGAAATGGCGCATCACGAATAGTGAAGCAGAATTGCGCGCCATTGATTCAACATCTGATGAAGTAGCCGAGCAAGTCATCGAAGCAGTGAAAGAAACGCACGAAGCTACGGTGGAATACATCCGCAGCCCTGTCGGCGAAACGACGGCACCGATCAACAGCTATTTCTCACTTGTTCAAGATGATCCATCCGTACAGATCGTCAACAATGCACAGCTTTGGTACGCCGAGCAGCAATTCGCTGGAACGGCAAACGCCGATCTGCCATTGCTATCCGCAGCGGCACCGTTTAAAGCAGGCGGACGCAACGGCGGCGATTACTACACGAATATCGAAACCGGCGAAATCGCTATTAAAAACGTCGCAGACCTTTACGTTTACGACAACACTGTCTTCGTCTTGAAACTGACAGGCGCAGACGTCAAAGAATGGCTCGAAATGTCAGCTGGCCAGTTCACACAAATTGACCCAGCTGCAACAGGCGAACAGCGATTCATCGACGACAACTACCGCACGTATAACTTCGATGTCATCGATGGCGTCACATACGACATCAACATCACAGAGCCGGCGAAATACGATGGTGAAGGCGCTGTAGTTAATGAAGGCGCGGAACGCATCGAGAACCTTCAATATAACGGTGTAGCGATTGATCCGAACCAGGAATTCCTGGTCGTAACGAACAACTACCGTGCGAGCGGCAACTTCCCAGGCGTCCGCAATGCGACAGAGTCGATCGACTTCGCGTATGAGAACCGCCAAGTGCTCCAAGATTACATCTTGGATGTCGGCACGATTGATCCATCCGCAGACGGCAACTGGCAGTTTGCGCCGGTAGAAGGCGACCCGAACCTTGTGTTCGAAACGTCGAATTCGGCACAAAGCTTGGCAGAACGCGAGCCAGCAATCCAATATATCGAAGTCACACAAAACGGCTTCGCGAAATACGGCTAC